The genomic region GAGGtatatttaattatctaaatgACTGTTGCAACCAAGTAACATTTGtgtttaaagtgatatttttcagcaaaaggaaaatgagtcttttgtaattttgtatttagTGTACTGAGAAATTCAACCACTATTTTAGAGCAACTACGTCATgtgacatatatatattttaacctAGACTTATATCAATCATCTCAAAGAAACGTATTCATGGTTCTATTCGAACTGTGGCAATGACATGATTCCTGAGCGTGACATAAGCTTTAGTTTATCAGTGTAAATATGTATTATCTTGTTGTAAATAAATGAGATACACAGAAGCTGTTCTTGTGAAGTCATTTTATTAAACAATATACAGAATGAATGTGAgtccaaaaaaacatttgagcCGGTGCAGCTTAAGACAGGTCGGCTGATATTCCTTTTACTCATTTGTCAGTCTGAGAGGtaacacacaagtacacacgaATACAGCATATATGAAATGTTTGCCTAAGGCTGGACGGCAGACATTAAGTATTAACATGCATTGTCAAAGAGTCATGATTATGAAAACTGGACCACAGAAAATTAAACATTATCTGCAATCAAGCTGTAACTGATTCCAACACAGATATTGCTTTTCCCCCCCCAAGCACCATTATGTGATCATCTGTGTCACAGTTCATCCTGCTTCACTTCAGACCTTCTGGTGCTTCCAGGCcagagtgtgtgagcagctCCCCGTCCCAAAGTCCAAACGCAGGGCAGAGGGGAGTTTTAAAATGGACCCTGATGGCATGAATGATCCTGGGTTTCTCAATGTCCACAAGCCCCAGAAGGCCCTCTTCATAGTCGAGCAGGATGCCTATGCGGTCCGGCTTGCCCACCAGCGTCACAGGAATAATCGTCTTATTGGTCATTGCAAACCACTTGCGCTGAGCATAGCCGAACACCCAGGAGGAGCTGTTGGTGCCGACACAGTCCTCTCGAGACATCAGATCCTCAGCCACACCCAGACGAAATTCTTGAGATTTTTTGACCGTGACCTCCCAGTAGTGTCGTCCACTGCTTATCTTCTCATCACCAAACACCACGGCCCAGTCTCGGAAACGCTCTGGGTTGTCCTGCACATGGCTGGGGTCCAGGCCAAGCATGCGGTAGATCACAGCAGTGTCCTTCTTGAAAAGGTCGAGGCTGCTGTGGGCTGTCCGCTCATCAAGCCTGAAGGTAGCATCTACAAAGAATCAGAAGGGGCAAAAGATAGGTTTTTAAAGGATGAGTTCCAGTGAGACATTCAATAATAGGCGTCTCATTTAAGTCTGATGAAGTTTTAAAATCCGCTTATGTTGTCAAATACACATCCAGCTGGCATGTGATgtaatgcaggggttcccaaagtatgggtcaggaccccctggggggttgcaagtctttggcacctatactCTGATGTAATGTATTAAATGCAAACATAGTCACCcactcacccacaaagccctccataaccaggccccctcttatctcatcgacctgctccaccaacacaccccctcccgtaacctccgatcctccaacgcccatctcctctccctaccacctgacaccaagcaccgaacctggggggacagagctttctctgtcgccacccccaccctctggaacgccttaccacttaacatcagaacctgccccaacctgtccaccttcaaaacactcaccaaaacccacctatttagtaTTGCTTTTAGTGTAtgactgcttttaaatgtattttattcatttttttattattctgttgttttatcctttgtgcagcgtctttgagatTTTAGGAAAGCGTTTTGTAAATAAAatctattatttttataattatttattatagTATACGAATGCTGACGGTTTCATGAAAAAAGactagagtaaaaaaaaattcaaataaaaaataattagacTTTGTGTAATTAGGACTTTGGTCAGTATTTCtgtgattatattttattacatttcaccTGTGAATGTTTTCAAACTTAAGCCACAAGCGCGTAAAGAAAAATGCACCGTACACGCATGCGCACTAGGCACACAAGCCAGAAAAGGGTCTATTTAGTTGATTGCTCAGCCTTTCCTCGTGTCTGCATTGTTCTGAGTGTCACAGTCAATTCGTTCAAAGAGCTACAGCCAGGTTACTACGTTTTATGTGGCGGGGAAAGTCCGGAACCAACAAATCCCTCCTGATCTGTTGGGCTTTGCCTGATAGGACACCGACCTCTAAGTTTCAGCTTGAAGCTAACATCTCTTAAACTAATGCTTTGAATGTTCACTCACTGTTCCCAGTCGAGGTAGTCACGAAGCATCTTCTCTGTGGCAGGCTGACAGCCCTCCTTTGTTTCACTAGCAAGGGGCTGACAGTCCGTCCTGCGAGGCGGCAGAGACGTGCAGCATTAGTGGATATCGCCATGTtttccactgctgctgctgctgctactcaCATGTTGTAGTTCCTTCTGCTTGTCAGTGAAGCACAGCGCTCTCTGCTGCACCCTGCAGGCCTGGGGGGGAAACCTAGACCTGCAGTCTGGAACTACACATCAGCACCTCGGACAGCAGCCAGACCTGGACCTGCCTGTCAAAACTGAAGTGTGTAAGTAAGACCTCTCTCAGTAATTTTATCTTTAAAACCCAAATGACCCT from Notolabrus celidotus isolate fNotCel1 chromosome 11, fNotCel1.pri, whole genome shotgun sequence harbors:
- the spryd4 gene encoding SPRY domain-containing protein 4, whose product is MAISTNAARLCRLAGRTVSPLLVKQRRAVSLPQRRCFVTTSTGNNATFRLDERTAHSSLDLFKKDTAVIYRMLGLDPSHVQDNPERFRDWAVVFGDEKISSGRHYWEVTVKKSQEFRLGVAEDLMSREDCVGTNSSSWVFGYAQRKWFAMTNKTIIPVTLVGKPDRIGILLDYEEGLLGLVDIEKPRIIHAIRVHFKTPLCPAFGLWDGELLTHSGLEAPEGLK